In one Streptomyces sp. NBC_00597 genomic region, the following are encoded:
- a CDS encoding FHA domain-containing protein, with the protein MQIRLTVLGSRSGHQTAPAGCDVLVTAPVGTALAAVASGLAATVGGPDTGGTVVLYAGRERLDLQRRVLGEPPLVDGAVLGLHAPVPDVLPDGTDGTDGAQLHVVAGPDAGGVHLLHPGAIRIGRSADADVPLDDPDVSRLHCAVTVMPDGRVAVADLDSTNGTTVDGAAVGPQPVALAPGALLRIGESTLRLAPDTASALPVVPDLEGHLSLAAPEAPGDSAGADLTGQVPVTDLPLGTPGTGRSDANASGRPGPSYGAPGAGHVAGPGTDRDAGRDVGPGPESGAARPGWSGAVGPGPDAGRNGRTGPAYGTSGAGRGAGPGEGRQTGPGTESGAGRGAGAEHGGSGAGWTGAGGPGTGRPGASYGAPGAGHDLRPAAGPGTGAGAGRAAGPGTGSGAGRGPGAESGAGGSAGPGSEPGAGPRGVRKRGFGAWARKWVRGEETSGAEGVAAPAAAAAPDADDPAALLLAALGPTRRLWSRPRGRLDVGLGAGSRVAFQDVGALGIAGPRGRLTGVARSVVAQLAALHGPGELEIVLLAADRARGIAERRADWGWLGWLPHVRPAHGQDCRLLLAYDRDQAGARTAELTRRLDDSPLGTHWAAADPDDVREAAYAHQGPYTLLVIDGEPGSGALRDLTGRLASHGPAAGIHVLVLAETPAATPASPLTETYEAACASSPAFRDCGAIALLSGDVATTVRTFTVTGGKPSPPGTTATADAVSAAWAERFARALAPLRAEPSPAGPRPAVATALPNTARLLDELGLARATPASLMARWAAATDQGQDVGGRAELVLGSGRRGPVGAELVQDGPHLLIEGPTGSGRTELLRSVAASLSAAARPDRLGLVLLDGAGGERGDGLQPCTELPHVAAHLVAADPVRMREFAQALGAELKRRSELLDGVPFAEWHSRRALSDRMVSPRQPSPGELLGDLDPQRSGTLRLRSAAPRTEPAGPGPLPRLVVLVDDFDALVAPGLGSTGRPAAGSVVRALDAVARDGARLGVHLVATSARPDRTADSELARTNPLRIDLDAPDQPGPGRGRLRYADGRTVPFQGGRVTGRIPRTATQRPTVVPVEWERMGDPPARRPVRELGNGPTDLALLASALDRASHLVSAIPVLFPPAP; encoded by the coding sequence ATGCAGATCCGGCTGACCGTCCTTGGGTCGCGCAGCGGCCACCAGACCGCGCCCGCCGGCTGTGACGTGCTCGTCACCGCACCCGTGGGCACCGCCCTCGCCGCCGTGGCCTCCGGCCTCGCGGCGACCGTAGGCGGGCCCGACACCGGTGGCACGGTCGTGCTGTACGCAGGCAGGGAGCGGCTCGACCTCCAGCGGCGGGTGCTCGGGGAGCCGCCGCTCGTGGACGGGGCGGTGCTGGGGCTGCACGCCCCGGTGCCGGACGTCCTGCCGGACGGGACGGACGGGACGGACGGGGCGCAGCTGCACGTGGTGGCCGGACCGGACGCGGGCGGGGTGCACCTGCTGCACCCGGGGGCGATCCGGATCGGACGCTCGGCCGACGCGGACGTCCCGCTGGACGACCCGGACGTGTCACGGCTGCACTGCGCGGTGACGGTGATGCCGGACGGGCGGGTGGCCGTGGCCGACCTGGACTCGACGAACGGCACGACGGTGGACGGCGCGGCGGTGGGCCCGCAGCCGGTGGCGCTGGCACCGGGTGCGCTGCTCCGCATCGGCGAATCGACGCTCCGCCTGGCCCCGGACACGGCGTCCGCCCTTCCCGTCGTCCCGGATCTGGAGGGCCACCTCTCGCTGGCGGCGCCCGAGGCCCCCGGGGACTCCGCGGGCGCCGACCTGACCGGGCAGGTGCCCGTCACGGACCTGCCCCTCGGCACGCCCGGCACGGGCCGGTCCGACGCGAACGCGAGCGGCCGGCCCGGCCCGTCGTACGGGGCGCCTGGCGCGGGCCACGTGGCCGGACCGGGGACGGACCGCGACGCGGGCCGCGATGTCGGTCCGGGCCCGGAATCCGGCGCGGCTCGCCCCGGGTGGAGCGGCGCAGTCGGCCCCGGCCCCGACGCGGGCCGCAACGGCCGGACCGGCCCGGCCTACGGCACCTCCGGCGCAGGCCGGGGGGCCGGACCGGGCGAGGGCCGCCAGACCGGGCCGGGCACGGAGTCAGGTGCGGGCCGCGGGGCCGGGGCGGAGCACGGCGGCTCCGGCGCCGGGTGGACCGGTGCGGGCGGACCCGGCACGGGCCGGCCCGGCGCGTCGTACGGCGCCCCCGGCGCGGGCCACGACCTGCGCCCGGCGGCCGGACCGGGGACGGGTGCCGGCGCGGGCCGCGCGGCCGGGCCGGGCACAGGATCCGGCGCGGGCCGTGGCCCCGGGGCGGAGTCCGGCGCAGGCGGCTCGGCGGGACCGGGTTCGGAGCCCGGAGCCGGGCCGCGCGGGGTGCGGAAGCGGGGGTTCGGGGCCTGGGCGCGGAAGTGGGTGCGGGGGGAAGAGACCTCCGGGGCGGAGGGCGTGGCCGCGCCGGCCGCGGCCGCCGCGCCGGACGCCGATGATCCCGCCGCACTGTTGCTGGCCGCTCTCGGGCCGACCCGGCGGTTGTGGTCCCGACCCCGGGGCCGGCTCGACGTCGGCCTCGGGGCCGGCAGCCGGGTCGCGTTCCAGGACGTCGGCGCGCTCGGCATCGCCGGGCCGCGCGGACGGCTGACCGGGGTCGCCCGGTCCGTGGTCGCCCAGCTCGCCGCCCTCCACGGGCCCGGCGAGCTGGAGATCGTGCTGCTGGCCGCGGACCGCGCACGCGGCATCGCCGAGCGGCGAGCCGACTGGGGCTGGCTCGGCTGGCTGCCGCACGTGCGGCCCGCGCACGGGCAGGACTGCCGGCTGCTCCTGGCGTACGACCGGGACCAGGCCGGCGCCCGCACCGCCGAGCTGACCCGCCGCCTCGACGACAGTCCCCTCGGTACCCACTGGGCCGCCGCCGACCCCGACGACGTCCGCGAAGCCGCGTACGCCCACCAGGGCCCGTACACGCTCCTCGTTATCGACGGGGAGCCCGGCTCCGGTGCGCTGCGCGACCTCACCGGCCGCCTCGCCTCGCACGGGCCGGCCGCCGGGATCCACGTGCTCGTGCTCGCCGAGACGCCGGCCGCCACGCCCGCCTCCCCGCTCACCGAGACGTACGAGGCCGCCTGCGCGAGCAGCCCCGCCTTCCGGGACTGTGGCGCGATCGCCCTGCTCAGCGGTGATGTGGCCACGACCGTACGGACGTTCACGGTGACCGGCGGCAAGCCCTCACCGCCCGGAACCACCGCCACCGCCGACGCCGTCTCCGCGGCCTGGGCCGAGCGGTTCGCCCGCGCCCTGGCCCCGCTGCGCGCCGAGCCGTCCCCGGCCGGACCGCGGCCGGCCGTTGCCACCGCGCTCCCGAACACCGCTCGGCTGCTGGACGAGTTGGGGTTGGCCCGGGCCACCCCGGCTTCGCTGATGGCCCGTTGGGCCGCCGCCACGGACCAGGGGCAGGACGTCGGCGGGCGCGCCGAGCTCGTGCTCGGCAGCGGGCGGCGCGGGCCGGTCGGTGCCGAGCTGGTCCAGGACGGGCCGCACCTCCTCATCGAGGGACCCACCGGAAGCGGCCGTACGGAGCTGCTGCGGTCGGTGGCCGCGTCCCTGTCCGCGGCCGCCCGGCCCGACCGGCTGGGCCTGGTCCTGCTGGACGGGGCCGGCGGCGAGCGCGGTGACGGGCTCCAGCCGTGCACCGAGCTCCCGCACGTCGCGGCGCACCTCGTCGCCGCCGACCCGGTTCGCATGCGGGAGTTCGCCCAGGCCCTCGGCGCCGAGCTGAAGCGCCGCAGCGAGCTCCTGGACGGGGTCCCGTTCGCCGAGTGGCATTCTCGCCGCGCACTGTCCGACCGGATGGTCTCACCCCGTCAGCCGAGTCCCGGCGAACTGCTCGGCGATCTCGACCCGCAGCGCTCGGGCACGCTGCGGCTGCGTTCCGCCGCGCCGCGCACCGAACCCGCCGGGCCGGGCCCGCTGCCCCGCCTGGTGGTGCTGGTGGACGACTTCGACGCGCTGGTCGCGCCGGGACTGGGCAGTACGGGCCGCCCCGCCGCCGGATCCGTCGTACGGGCGCTGGACGCGGTGGCCCGCGACGGCGCCCGGCTCGGCGTGCACCTGGTGGCCACGAGCGCCCGCCCGGACCGTACGGCCGACAGCGAGCTGGCCCGTACGAACCCGCTCCGGATCGATCTGGACGCCCCGGACCAGCCGGGCCCGGGCCGGGGCCGGCTGCGGTACGCCGACGGGCGGACGGTCCCGTTCCAGGGCGGCCGGGTGACCGGCCGGATCCCGCGGACGGCGACGCAGCGGCCGACCGTGGTGCCGGTCGAGTGGGAGCGGATGGGCGATCCCCCGGCCCGCCGCCCCGTGCGCGAGCTGGGCAACGGCCCCACCGACCTGGCGCTGCTGGCGAGCGCTCTGGACCGGGCCTCGCACCTGGTCTCGGCGATACCCGTGCTGTTCCCGCCGGCTCCCTGA
- a CDS encoding ABC transporter substrate-binding protein — MRRQGTSRTKDRSRTEHRRNGRAAAWAALVAAGALTLSGCGGGGDEKEDPPQGGEASTAGQRVELPKLNGEKLEVAAVWTGPEQANFTKVLKEFEKRTGATVTFVPAQDPIVTFLGTKIAGGQPPDVALLPQVGALVSAVQNKWVQPVGPEARAQLDKNYSDGWKKLGAVDGTQYGVYYKAANKSLVWYNAKAFEAAGVQPPKTWKELLTAADTLSASGTPAVSVAGADGWTLTDWFENVYLSQAGPQKYDQLSKHQIKWTDDSVKQALITLGELFGRKDFLAGGTAGALATEFPKSVTQTFTGGDRPAAAMVYEGDFVAVNIGQTEAKVGKDALVFPFPAVGGKAPVVSGGDVAVALKPSKGAQALLTFLASPDAAEIQAREGGFVSPNKSVDLKAYPNDIQRGIAKALIASGDDFRFDMSDQAPAAFGGTPGAGEWKALQDFLANPSDVAGTQARLEADAAKAYGN, encoded by the coding sequence ATGCGCAGGCAGGGAACGAGCCGCACGAAGGACCGTAGTCGTACGGAGCACCGCAGAAACGGCCGGGCGGCCGCGTGGGCGGCCCTGGTGGCCGCGGGCGCGCTGACGCTGAGCGGGTGCGGGGGCGGCGGTGACGAGAAGGAGGACCCGCCGCAGGGCGGGGAGGCCTCGACGGCCGGGCAGCGGGTGGAATTACCGAAGCTGAACGGCGAGAAGCTGGAGGTCGCCGCGGTCTGGACGGGACCGGAGCAGGCGAACTTCACGAAGGTCCTGAAGGAGTTCGAGAAGCGGACGGGTGCGACGGTCACGTTCGTCCCGGCGCAGGACCCGATCGTCACGTTCCTCGGCACGAAGATCGCGGGCGGTCAGCCGCCGGACGTGGCGCTGCTGCCGCAGGTCGGGGCGCTGGTGTCGGCGGTGCAGAACAAGTGGGTGCAGCCGGTGGGGCCGGAGGCGCGGGCTCAGCTCGACAAGAACTATTCGGACGGCTGGAAGAAACTGGGAGCGGTCGACGGCACCCAGTACGGGGTGTACTACAAGGCCGCCAACAAGTCTCTGGTCTGGTACAACGCGAAGGCCTTCGAGGCGGCGGGCGTGCAGCCGCCGAAGACCTGGAAGGAGCTGCTGACCGCGGCCGACACCCTTTCGGCGTCCGGTACGCCGGCCGTCTCGGTGGCCGGTGCGGACGGCTGGACGCTGACGGACTGGTTCGAGAACGTCTACCTCTCGCAGGCGGGCCCGCAGAAGTACGACCAGCTGTCCAAGCACCAGATCAAGTGGACGGACGACAGCGTCAAGCAGGCGCTGATCACCCTCGGGGAGCTGTTCGGCCGCAAGGACTTCCTGGCGGGCGGCACGGCCGGGGCGCTGGCCACCGAGTTCCCGAAGTCGGTGACGCAGACCTTCACCGGGGGCGACCGGCCGGCGGCCGCGATGGTCTACGAGGGTGACTTCGTGGCGGTGAACATCGGGCAGACCGAGGCGAAGGTGGGCAAGGACGCGCTCGTCTTCCCGTTTCCGGCGGTCGGTGGCAAGGCGCCGGTGGTCTCGGGCGGCGATGTCGCGGTCGCGCTGAAGCCGTCGAAGGGGGCTCAGGCGCTGCTGACGTTCCTGGCCTCCCCGGACGCGGCGGAGATCCAGGCCCGCGAGGGCGGTTTCGTCTCCCCGAACAAGTCGGTGGACCTGAAGGCCTATCCGAACGACATCCAGCGGGGCATCGCCAAGGCGTTGATCGCGTCGGGCGACGACTTCCGCTTCGACATGTCGGACCAGGCTCCGGCGGCGTTCGGCGGGACGCCGGGGGCGGGCGAGTGGAAGGCGCTCCAGGACTTCCTGGCGAACCCGTCGGACGTGGCGGGCACCCAGGCCAGACTGGAGGCGGACGCGGCCAAGGCCTACGGGAACTGA
- a CDS encoding sugar ABC transporter permease has protein sequence MAAPATSAARSAEARRRRLVAAAFLLPALVLLGALVVHPIGYSIYRSFFDRSGDTFVGDGNYREILHDDTIRTALKNTALWVVLAPTTATALGLIFAVLTERVRWGTAFKLLVFMPMAISMLAAGIIFRLVYDHDPDRGVANAVWVGVHDTFAQSSAFPKARPGRDSPLVPAEGEQAGGFTTRAPVRAGVPVLLPLVGVAPEALPGGTRTAVAAPAEPGKVTGTAWQDFTRGGGGRTNAVDPTESGLAGIRIEAVKDGRVVDSATARADGTFTLSAKADGALLRLPASNFREAYAGVEWLGPTLVTPAVIGAYVWMWAGFAMVLIGAGLAAVPRELLEAARVDGANEWQVFRRITVPLLAPVLAVVLVTLVINVMKIFDLVFVIAPGSVQDDANVLALQLYRTSFGTDADPGLGSAIAVLLLALVVPVMLYNIRRLRKEGSR, from the coding sequence GTGGCGGCCCCGGCCACGTCGGCTGCACGGTCCGCGGAGGCCCGGCGCCGCCGCCTCGTCGCGGCGGCGTTCCTCCTGCCCGCCCTGGTGCTGCTCGGCGCGCTGGTCGTGCATCCGATCGGCTACTCGATCTACCGCAGCTTCTTCGACCGCTCCGGCGACACGTTCGTGGGCGACGGCAACTACCGGGAGATCCTGCACGACGACACGATCCGCACGGCCCTGAAGAACACGGCGCTGTGGGTGGTGCTGGCGCCGACCACGGCCACCGCCCTCGGTCTGATCTTCGCGGTGCTCACCGAACGGGTGCGCTGGGGCACGGCGTTCAAACTGCTCGTGTTCATGCCGATGGCGATCTCGATGCTGGCGGCGGGCATCATCTTCCGGCTCGTGTACGACCACGACCCCGATCGGGGGGTCGCGAACGCGGTCTGGGTCGGGGTGCACGACACCTTCGCGCAGTCCTCGGCCTTCCCGAAGGCGCGGCCGGGCCGCGACTCCCCGCTGGTCCCGGCCGAGGGGGAGCAGGCGGGCGGCTTCACGACCCGTGCTCCCGTCCGGGCGGGCGTGCCGGTGCTGCTCCCGCTGGTCGGCGTGGCCCCCGAGGCCCTGCCCGGGGGGACCCGTACGGCCGTGGCGGCACCCGCCGAGCCGGGGAAGGTCACCGGGACGGCCTGGCAGGACTTCACCCGGGGCGGCGGGGGCCGGACGAACGCGGTCGACCCGACCGAGTCCGGGCTCGCGGGCATCCGGATCGAAGCGGTCAAGGACGGCCGGGTGGTCGACTCGGCGACGGCCCGCGCCGACGGCACGTTCACCCTGTCCGCGAAGGCCGACGGGGCACTGCTGCGGCTTCCCGCGTCGAACTTCCGGGAGGCGTACGCGGGGGTGGAGTGGCTCGGCCCGACGCTGGTGACCCCGGCGGTGATCGGCGCGTACGTGTGGATGTGGGCCGGTTTCGCGATGGTGCTGATCGGGGCGGGGCTGGCCGCCGTGCCTCGGGAGCTGCTGGAGGCGGCGCGGGTGGACGGGGCGAACGAGTGGCAGGTGTTCCGCCGGATCACGGTTCCGCTGCTGGCGCCCGTGCTGGCGGTCGTCCTCGTGACCCTGGTGATCAACGTGATGAAGATCTTCGACCTGGTGTTCGTGATCGCGCCGGGCTCGGTGCAGGACGACGCGAACGTCCTGGCGCTCCAGCTGTACCGCACCTCGTTCGGCACCGACGCCGATCCGGGCCTGGGCAGTGCCATCGCGGTGCTGCTGCTGGCGCTGGTGGTGCCGGTCATGCTCTACAACATCCGCAGGCTGCGGAAGGAGGGGTCCCGATGA
- a CDS encoding carbohydrate ABC transporter permease: MSTSAQARPGAGAGARPAPRAGARAGRLAAGAAAGAVRVFLVLAALFWLLPTLGLLISSFLSPTDLNEGGWWQALTAPARLTTDNYAHLLADDTITSALLSTVAITVPATLLVVVLGSLAGYAFAWLEFPGRDWLFLVVVGLLVVPVQVALIPVSKLFGSIGLFETTAGVVLFHTAFGLPFAIFLLRNFFAQIPRELLEAARLDGAGELRLFAWVVLPLGGPAIASLAIFEFLWVWNDMLVALVFANSANPPITVALQQQVRQFGNNIDVLAPGAFLSMVVPLVVFFAFQRQFVSGVMAGAVK; the protein is encoded by the coding sequence ATGAGCACCTCCGCCCAGGCCCGCCCGGGAGCGGGTGCCGGCGCCCGCCCCGCCCCCCGTGCCGGTGCACGGGCCGGCCGGCTCGCTGCCGGTGCGGCGGCCGGAGCCGTCCGCGTGTTCCTGGTCCTGGCCGCACTGTTCTGGCTGCTGCCGACGCTCGGGCTGCTGATCTCCTCCTTCCTTTCCCCCACCGACCTGAACGAGGGCGGCTGGTGGCAGGCGCTGACCGCGCCGGCACGGCTGACGACCGACAACTACGCACACCTGCTGGCCGACGACACCATCACCAGCGCCCTCCTCAGCACGGTGGCCATCACGGTCCCGGCGACGCTGCTCGTGGTGGTCCTGGGATCGCTGGCCGGATACGCCTTCGCCTGGCTGGAGTTCCCGGGCCGGGACTGGCTGTTCCTGGTCGTGGTCGGGCTGCTGGTCGTCCCCGTGCAGGTGGCGCTGATCCCCGTCTCGAAACTGTTCGGCTCCATCGGGCTGTTCGAGACCACGGCCGGGGTGGTCCTGTTCCACACCGCGTTCGGGCTGCCGTTCGCCATCTTCCTGCTGCGCAACTTCTTCGCGCAGATCCCGCGCGAACTGCTGGAGGCGGCCCGGCTGGACGGCGCGGGCGAACTGCGGCTGTTCGCCTGGGTGGTGCTGCCGCTGGGCGGGCCCGCGATCGCCTCGCTCGCCATCTTCGAGTTCCTGTGGGTGTGGAACGACATGCTGGTCGCGCTGGTGTTCGCGAACTCGGCGAACCCGCCGATCACGGTCGCGCTCCAGCAGCAGGTACGGCAGTTCGGCAACAACATCGACGTGCTGGCGCCCGGCGCGTTCCTTTCGATGGTGGTTCCGCTCGTGGTGTTCTTCGCCTTCCAGCGGCAGTTCGTCTCGGGGGTGATGGCGGGAGCGGTCAAATAG
- a CDS encoding CDP-glycerol glycerophosphotransferase family protein, which translates to MPRFSVIVPAYNVQAYLQESLDSVLSQSYPDLELIAVDDASPDACGSIIDEYAARDPRVTAVHLAHNLGLGPARNAGLARATGDYLVFLDGDDTLAPGALRAITDRLKDTGSPDVLVYDYARTFWTGELVRNRLSHRLAEEGPASFRLADRPALLGMLMVVWNKAYRREFAEREGLAFPPGFYEDTPWTYPALLAAESIAVLDRVCVHYRQRRTGSILTTTSRRHLDIFDQYDRVFGYLGSRPELERWRPSLHRRMAEHFCALYADPRRLPRACRAEFFQRASALLRRYRAAGSPPLPQSLSLSRTDRVRHALMRLGVRRTYRTLSVLRSAALAAGRAGVSLWRGLRETALRLHYRLQRLLPLRPELAVFSAYWHGGYACNPAAIEAKLRELAPRMRTAWICDPRHAATLPPETAALRPGSAAYWTALARAAYLTTNVNFDRALVKRPGQVLLQTQHGTPLKRVGLDLQDRPAATPTTDFAGLLRGADQWDYLLSANRHSTLVWEKAIPSSYTTLEYGYPRNDAFHRATVDDVVALRERLGIPAGSTAILYAPTHRDYRRSRPEHLDFERVLRDLGPRFTILTRTHLTYADASVPAVCHPRLVDVSGYPSVEELCLASDALVTDYSSLMFDYAALDRPIVIHAEDWEAYEAARGTYFDLRSCPPGAIARTEDELVDIFATGHWRGSRSAQLRAAFRSRFCSYDDGHAAERVVRRVFLGQPAAVPAVVPLPDRRPAPPAPSGVPEPTLASVTTQGVWP; encoded by the coding sequence GTGCCCCGGTTCAGCGTCATCGTGCCCGCATACAACGTTCAGGCGTACCTCCAGGAGAGTCTGGACTCGGTCCTGTCGCAGTCGTACCCGGATCTGGAGCTGATCGCGGTCGACGACGCCTCGCCGGACGCCTGCGGTTCGATCATCGACGAGTACGCGGCGCGGGACCCCCGGGTGACCGCGGTGCACCTGGCGCACAACCTGGGCCTGGGCCCGGCCCGCAACGCGGGCCTGGCCCGGGCCACCGGCGACTACCTGGTCTTCCTCGACGGTGACGACACCCTCGCCCCGGGCGCCCTGCGGGCCATCACCGACCGGCTCAAGGACACCGGATCCCCGGACGTCCTCGTCTACGACTACGCGCGCACCTTCTGGACCGGCGAGCTGGTGCGCAACCGGCTCTCGCACCGGCTGGCCGAGGAGGGTCCGGCCAGCTTCCGGCTCGCGGACCGCCCGGCCCTGCTCGGCATGCTGATGGTGGTGTGGAACAAGGCGTACCGCCGCGAGTTCGCGGAACGCGAGGGCCTCGCGTTCCCGCCCGGTTTCTACGAGGACACCCCCTGGACCTATCCGGCGCTGCTGGCCGCCGAGTCCATCGCGGTCCTGGACCGGGTGTGCGTGCACTACCGCCAGCGGCGCACCGGCTCGATCCTGACCACCACCAGCCGCCGCCACCTGGACATCTTCGACCAGTACGACCGGGTCTTCGGATACCTCGGCTCCCGCCCCGAGCTGGAGCGCTGGCGCCCCAGCCTGCACCGGCGGATGGCCGAGCACTTCTGCGCCCTGTACGCCGACCCGCGCCGCCTCCCGCGCGCCTGCCGGGCCGAGTTCTTCCAACGCGCCTCCGCGCTGCTGCGCCGCTACCGGGCCGCGGGCTCGCCGCCGCTGCCGCAGTCGCTGTCGCTGTCGCGCACCGACCGGGTCCGGCACGCCCTGATGCGGCTCGGCGTGCGCCGCACGTACCGCACGCTGTCGGTGCTCCGCTCGGCCGCGCTCGCGGCGGGGCGCGCCGGGGTGTCGCTGTGGCGGGGGCTGCGCGAGACGGCGCTGCGCCTGCACTACCGCCTCCAGCGGCTGTTGCCGCTGCGGCCGGAGCTGGCGGTCTTCTCCGCGTACTGGCACGGCGGCTACGCCTGCAACCCGGCGGCCATCGAGGCCAAGCTGCGCGAGCTCGCGCCCCGGATGCGGACGGCGTGGATCTGCGACCCGCGGCACGCGGCGACGCTCCCGCCGGAGACGGCCGCGCTGCGCCCGGGCTCCGCGGCGTACTGGACGGCGCTCGCCAGGGCCGCGTACCTGACCACGAACGTCAACTTCGACCGGGCCCTGGTCAAGCGGCCGGGCCAGGTCCTCCTCCAGACCCAGCACGGCACCCCGCTCAAGCGGGTCGGCCTGGACCTCCAGGACCGGCCGGCAGCCACTCCGACGACCGATTTCGCGGGCCTGCTGCGCGGCGCGGACCAGTGGGACTACCTGCTGTCCGCGAACCGCCACTCCACCCTGGTGTGGGAGAAGGCGATCCCGTCCTCGTACACGACGCTCGAATACGGCTACCCGCGCAACGACGCCTTCCACCGGGCCACCGTGGACGACGTCGTCGCGCTGCGCGAACGCCTCGGCATCCCGGCGGGCTCGACCGCGATCCTGTACGCGCCGACCCACCGCGACTACCGGCGCAGCCGGCCCGAACACCTGGACTTCGAGCGGGTGCTGCGGGACCTGGGCCCGCGCTTCACGATCCTGACGCGCACGCACCTGACGTACGCGGACGCGTCCGTCCCGGCGGTGTGCCACCCGCGCCTGGTCGACGTCTCCGGGTACCCGTCGGTGGAGGAGCTCTGCCTGGCGTCGGACGCGCTGGTGACGGACTATTCGTCGCTGATGTTCGACTACGCGGCGCTGGACCGGCCGATCGTGATCCACGCGGAGGACTGGGAGGCGTACGAGGCCGCCCGCGGCACGTACTTCGACCTGCGCTCGTGTCCGCCGGGGGCGATCGCCCGGACCGAGGACGAGCTGGTGGACATCTTCGCCACGGGGCACTGGCGGGGCTCGCGCTCGGCGCAGCTGCGGGCGGCGTTCCGGTCGCGGTTCTGCTCGTACGACGACGGGCACGCGGCCGAGCGCGTCGTGCGCCGGGTCTTCCTGGGCCAGCCGGCCGCGGTCCCTGCGGTCGTCCCGCTCCCGGACCGCCGCCCGGCGCCGCCGGCCCCGTCCGGCGTGCCGGAACCCACGCTCGCGTCCGTGACCACGCAGGGCGTGTGGCCGTAG
- a CDS encoding TetR/AcrR family transcriptional regulator, giving the protein MTTDPADAAVPAPARRTPAGAAVLREDVTEAIRAAVVEELAAVGFSRMSIEGIARRAGVGKTAVYRRWKSKLHLVLDLVGAFAVDGLPVPATGSLYGDVRALLEVMSHVLRHPVASAVIPDLLVEAARNPEIADAVRGALLDGERRMAEGIVSEAVARGELAAGTDPGRALDLAIGPLYWRQVVARDAVPGPYLDDLARSVVAGLKAVSPGS; this is encoded by the coding sequence ATGACCACGGACCCTGCCGACGCCGCCGTCCCCGCACCCGCCCGCCGCACCCCCGCCGGGGCCGCCGTCCTGCGCGAGGACGTGACCGAGGCGATCCGGGCGGCGGTGGTGGAGGAACTGGCCGCGGTCGGGTTCTCGCGGATGTCCATCGAAGGGATCGCGCGGCGCGCGGGCGTCGGGAAGACGGCCGTCTACCGGCGCTGGAAGTCGAAGCTGCACCTGGTGCTGGACCTGGTGGGTGCCTTCGCGGTGGACGGCCTGCCGGTGCCGGCGACGGGCTCGCTGTACGGCGACGTACGGGCCCTGCTCGAAGTGATGTCACACGTGCTGCGGCACCCGGTCGCCTCGGCGGTCATCCCCGACCTGCTGGTCGAGGCGGCCCGCAACCCGGAGATCGCGGACGCAGTGCGCGGCGCCCTGCTGGACGGGGAGCGGCGGATGGCCGAGGGGATCGTCTCGGAGGCCGTAGCACGCGGCGAACTGGCGGCGGGGACGGACCCGGGCCGGGCCCTGGACCTCGCGATCGGCCCCCTCTACTGGCGCCAGGTGGTGGCGCGCGACGCCGTTCCGGGCCCCTACCTGGACGACCTGGCCCGCTCGGTGGTGGCAGGCCTGAAGGCCGTGTCGCCCGGGTCCTGA
- a CDS encoding ABC transporter permease translates to MTPVTTTPDRPAPAATLAELASAHGLTVSGARPSLPSYVRQLWGRRHFVTAYATARMHATYSTAKLGQVWHLVTPLLNAAVYYFIFGVVMNASHDVPDYIPFLITGVFVWDFIGSSINASTRAVHGNLGLVRALHFPRASLPLSTVVQLFQQLLVTMGALVLLLFACGQTPTAKWLLVAPTLVLMAVFCAGVAMVMARIGSKSPDVSQLMPFVLRTWMYSSGVMWSIDQMLKKDHLAHWVTVVLKTNPAAVYIDLMRYALIDSFDAHALPHHVWAIAVGWALLAGVGGFIYFWKAEEEYGRG, encoded by the coding sequence GTGACCCCCGTGACCACTACGCCGGACCGGCCCGCCCCGGCCGCCACGCTCGCAGAGCTGGCGTCCGCCCACGGCCTGACCGTCAGCGGCGCCCGCCCCTCGCTCCCCAGCTACGTGCGCCAGCTCTGGGGCCGCCGCCACTTCGTGACCGCGTACGCCACCGCCCGGATGCACGCCACGTACAGCACGGCCAAGCTCGGCCAGGTCTGGCACCTGGTGACCCCGCTGCTCAACGCGGCCGTCTACTACTTCATCTTCGGCGTCGTCATGAACGCCAGCCACGACGTGCCGGACTACATCCCGTTCCTGATCACCGGCGTCTTCGTCTGGGACTTCATCGGGAGCTCCATCAACGCTTCCACCCGCGCCGTCCACGGCAACCTCGGCCTGGTCCGCGCCCTACACTTCCCCCGCGCCAGCCTGCCGCTGTCCACCGTCGTCCAGCTCTTCCAGCAGCTGCTCGTCACGATGGGCGCGCTCGTCCTCCTGCTGTTCGCCTGCGGACAGACGCCGACCGCGAAGTGGCTGCTGGTCGCCCCGACCCTGGTCCTGATGGCAGTCTTCTGCGCCGGCGTCGCCATGGTGATGGCCCGCATCGGCAGCAAGAGCCCGGACGTCAGCCAGCTGATGCCGTTCGTCCTGCGCACCTGGATGTACTCCTCCGGCGTCATGTGGTCCATCGACCAGATGCTCAAGAAGGACCACCTCGCGCACTGGGTCACCGTCGTGCTCAAGACCAACCCGGCGGCCGTCTACATCGACCTGATGCGCTACGCGCTGATCGACAGCTTCGATGCGCACGCGCTCCCGCACCACGTGTGGGCGATCGCCGTCGGCTGGGCCCTGCTCGCGGGCGTCGGCGGATTCATCTACTTCTGGAAGGCTGAGGAGGAGTACGGCCGTGGCTGA